In Acidobacteriota bacterium, a single window of DNA contains:
- the xdhC gene encoding xanthine dehydrogenase accessory protein XdhC — MQTIWAILTELIEAHVPCVLVTVVDVVGSVPQDPGSKMIVTTQGREYGTVGGGKVETRAIEEAQRLLTASPWEPKTHFVNWSLHKDIGMTCGGAVKLYFEAHNVGLWNIVIFGAGHIANALIPLLIKLECHLTCLDPRPEWLAKLPEAPNLTRQLASDLPAEVKNLPADAFVVLMTMGHTTDKPILIEILKTRAFPYLGVIGSDAKAKRLRQDVAEAGLLEEEQHQFFCPIGLKLGSNHPHEIAISIAAQLLQERDRLIGERSEIAK; from the coding sequence ATGCAAACCATTTGGGCGATCCTCACAGAACTGATCGAAGCACACGTCCCCTGTGTTTTGGTGACGGTTGTGGATGTCGTTGGAAGTGTGCCCCAGGATCCTGGTTCAAAGATGATAGTTACTACCCAGGGCCGGGAATATGGTACGGTTGGGGGAGGGAAAGTTGAGACCCGCGCCATTGAAGAAGCCCAGCGACTCCTGACCGCCAGTCCCTGGGAGCCGAAAACACATTTTGTTAACTGGAGCTTACACAAGGATATCGGCATGACATGTGGCGGTGCCGTCAAGCTTTATTTTGAAGCTCACAATGTGGGATTGTGGAATATCGTCATTTTTGGCGCCGGACATATTGCCAATGCGTTGATTCCGCTTCTGATCAAGCTTGAATGCCACCTTACCTGTCTTGATCCACGACCGGAATGGCTGGCCAAACTGCCTGAAGCCCCAAATCTGACCCGACAACTGGCCAGTGATCTGCCGGCTGAAGTCAAAAACCTTCCCGCAGATGCTTTTGTTGTCTTGATGACGATGGGACACACCACCGATAAGCCCATTTTGATTGAAATTTTGAAAACCAGGGCTTTCCCCTATCTGGGCGTGATCGGAAGCGATGCCAAAGCCAAACGACTCCGCCAGGATGTGGCTGAAGCCGGGCTATTGGAAGAAGAGCAGCACCAGTTTTTCTGCCCCATTGGCTTGAAGCTTGGGTCGAACCACCCCCATGAAATTGCAATTAGCATTGCCGCGCAGCTTTTACAGGAGAGGGACAGGCTGATTGGGGAACGTAGCGAAATAGCGAAATAG
- a CDS encoding ATP-binding protein produces MASRIRDCITITSYTPVDFTESGWQTPMLREALFTYELGDILERLTQHLTSPAAAPHRSAMLVGPPGSGKTHLTKLAQALLQSAGQPLTQAHSRIKEIHTRLGKTRYLPVELSPTLTVGNYSSEPTLEYLKHYLHHLATSDFSSDTFDLEQAMGTLRDTLKHFPADTRILVVIDGLEDWLKPRDTRTGQRMVNLLKLLSVASQELPLSLITNVNDRTLDSVNYGWLSGEQVIQMMSCSSLEYLTGNSIPTLIGIHLLPKTARQRTTVSKIREQLRQTLPELNLDEQEFVNIYPLHPAVWEIGARLRPYLEKFSFPAFAIKAAEKVRNRPAESLFTVDEMLDVLESSLRRSPQLKFAFEAYDKTIESVLPRVSQGQRLHTRMLIKAILMHTLAGLPATVRDLTNSILFYDLTGKNQSYALAAAVLKQIKSLSKSLEAVGEDNNRQYRFALHQGQVIEERLDAIARTLSDSDPRLGVSVVAAGMNLFEDWPLEYQPSKTAHPWRSRYTHIWNVISQDAGGFLWQPAQPEVNGKPKSTSNFSICVDFPHWNQSTSGSIPSNGASSQKDSAFVRWVPGNLESEEVWMLKRFVAVHELINRHKQIDTKDLEQISNTLVSQAVKIFRKAYLEAGMFKFCGGESGRVPLPESPTPWSLSDWMLPLIAPTTPEVQPAEGEFTPETAEWLGNLLTPERDQAADYQPKTFAEALGGLIAYYQNWQRHDISQTTEYLKLAPPDNKLLQDVLRAVRQFEMTALHIRHAIAQKSLNEEIEEIIYLFDSDLDNFWNANQLMKQLYDFSQIVPDYETKLNYVRASAPTNDLYMEKLKYEMLSQGSAIWQFFDAGARQRLDRLFATYQPLYIDFYTSVHKQASDATTIEPMCQELLSSEDWHNLELISQLNISRQDFHVDAINQISLVYQMICSEPVEERLKTHPMCVCGFHPDDAGRLTAAIERTKRYVRRGIEIHRDILRTHRQEIRDKLKARKERNADTIRTIASILDNGDMPRLTDDVVKTLNEVITF; encoded by the coding sequence ATGGCCAGCCGAATCCGGGACTGCATCACAATTACCTCTTATACACCAGTTGACTTTACAGAAAGTGGATGGCAGACACCGATGTTGCGGGAGGCATTGTTCACCTATGAACTGGGTGACATATTAGAGCGCCTGACTCAACATCTAACCTCACCCGCCGCTGCCCCACATCGCTCAGCAATGCTGGTGGGACCACCAGGAAGTGGCAAAACCCATTTAACCAAGCTGGCTCAGGCCCTGCTCCAATCCGCCGGGCAACCGTTAACACAGGCGCATTCCCGAATTAAGGAAATCCATACCCGTCTTGGCAAAACCAGATATCTTCCAGTCGAGCTCTCACCCACGCTCACGGTTGGGAATTATAGTTCAGAGCCAACACTGGAGTACCTCAAGCATTACCTGCATCATCTGGCAACGTCCGATTTTTCAAGCGACACATTTGATTTGGAACAGGCGATGGGTACATTGCGCGATACACTCAAACATTTTCCGGCTGACACGCGCATTCTGGTTGTGATTGATGGGCTAGAGGACTGGCTTAAACCACGAGATACCCGCACGGGTCAACGGATGGTCAATTTGTTGAAATTGCTCAGCGTGGCGTCACAGGAGCTTCCCCTCTCATTGATTACCAATGTCAATGACCGGACGCTGGATTCAGTCAATTATGGGTGGTTAAGCGGCGAACAGGTGATTCAAATGATGAGTTGCAGTTCGCTTGAATACCTGACTGGAAATTCCATTCCAACCCTGATTGGTATCCACTTGCTCCCAAAAACTGCCCGTCAACGGACCACTGTCAGCAAAATCCGTGAGCAACTTCGCCAAACGCTCCCGGAACTCAACCTGGATGAGCAGGAATTTGTCAATATTTACCCGCTCCACCCGGCAGTTTGGGAAATCGGGGCCCGGTTGCGGCCATATCTGGAGAAATTTTCCTTCCCGGCCTTTGCCATTAAAGCGGCTGAAAAAGTTCGCAACCGCCCGGCTGAAAGCCTGTTCACGGTTGATGAAATGCTTGATGTACTGGAGTCTTCACTCCGGCGCTCTCCGCAACTCAAATTTGCCTTCGAAGCCTATGATAAGACTATCGAATCGGTCTTGCCACGCGTCAGTCAGGGACAACGACTCCATACCCGCATGCTCATCAAGGCCATTTTGATGCACACGCTGGCCGGGTTGCCCGCAACCGTTCGAGATTTGACCAACAGTATCCTGTTTTATGATTTGACTGGAAAAAACCAGAGCTATGCCCTGGCGGCAGCCGTCCTGAAACAAATCAAAAGTCTGTCCAAATCACTTGAAGCCGTGGGCGAAGACAACAACCGGCAGTACCGGTTTGCCCTGCATCAAGGCCAGGTTATCGAGGAGCGGCTGGATGCCATTGCACGCACCCTTTCCGATTCGGATCCACGACTTGGCGTCTCGGTGGTGGCAGCCGGAATGAACCTGTTTGAAGACTGGCCGCTTGAATACCAGCCGTCGAAAACAGCTCATCCGTGGCGATCACGTTATACCCACATCTGGAACGTCATCAGCCAGGACGCCGGTGGCTTCTTGTGGCAACCAGCCCAACCGGAAGTGAACGGAAAGCCCAAATCAACCTCGAACTTCTCGATCTGTGTTGATTTTCCACATTGGAATCAAAGTACTTCTGGGTCAATACCTTCCAATGGGGCTTCGTCACAAAAAGATTCAGCCTTTGTTCGCTGGGTGCCCGGGAATCTTGAATCAGAGGAAGTATGGATGCTCAAACGGTTTGTGGCCGTTCACGAGTTGATCAACCGCCATAAACAGATTGATACCAAAGACCTTGAGCAGATTTCCAATACCCTGGTGTCGCAAGCGGTCAAGATTTTCCGAAAAGCATATTTGGAAGCCGGGATGTTCAAGTTTTGTGGCGGTGAAAGTGGCCGGGTGCCACTGCCTGAATCACCGACTCCGTGGTCCTTGAGCGACTGGATGCTTCCCTTGATCGCACCAACCACACCTGAAGTCCAGCCCGCGGAAGGCGAATTCACCCCGGAAACCGCCGAATGGCTGGGAAATCTTTTGACCCCGGAACGCGATCAAGCCGCGGATTACCAGCCCAAAACCTTTGCTGAGGCACTGGGCGGACTAATTGCTTATTACCAAAACTGGCAGCGCCACGATATTTCACAAACAACGGAATATCTCAAACTCGCTCCACCTGACAACAAATTGTTGCAGGATGTGCTGCGGGCCGTTCGACAATTTGAAATGACGGCCCTCCATATTCGGCATGCCATTGCCCAAAAATCGCTGAATGAAGAAATTGAGGAAATTATCTACTTGTTTGACAGTGATCTGGATAACTTCTGGAATGCCAATCAGTTGATGAAACAACTCTATGATTTCAGCCAAATTGTGCCCGATTATGAAACCAAGCTGAATTATGTTCGCGCCAGTGCTCCCACCAATGACCTGTACATGGAAAAGCTGAAGTATGAAATGCTTTCCCAAGGATCGGCCATCTGGCAGTTTTTCGATGCTGGCGCTCGCCAACGCCTGGACCGCCTCTTTGCCACCTACCAACCGCTCTATATTGATTTTTATACCTCGGTGCACAAACAAGCCTCGGATGCAACCACCATCGAACCAATGTGCCAGGAACTCCTTTCAAGTGAAGACTGGCATAACCTGGAGCTCATCTCTCAACTCAATATCAGTCGCCAGGATTTCCATGTTGATGCCATCAACCAGATTTCGCTGGTGTATCAGATGATTTGCTCAGAACCAGTCGAAGAACGCTTAAAAACCCATCCGATGTGTGTCTGTGGGTTTCACCCAGATGATGCCGGGCGTTTAACGGCGGCTATCGAACGCACCAAACGTTATGTGAGACGCGGCATTGAAATTCATCGTGATATTCTCCGGACCCATCGGCAGGAAATTCGAGATAAACTCAAGGCTCGCAAAGAACGCAACGCCGACACGATCCGGACAATTGCGTCCATTCTTGACAATGGTGATATGCCACGACTGACCGATGATGTGGTAAAAACCCTCAATGAAGTCATTACCTTTTGA
- the xdhB gene encoding xanthine dehydrogenase molybdopterin binding subunit: MSVVGKNIPHDSAAGHVSGESIYIDDMPFSRQEVLVDFFWSPVAHGKIKSIDISQALQVPGVVGVYTAHDLGGVNKFGPILKDEPLLAETEVLFIGHPIVVVAAETREAITAAKAAITVDIEPLDPIFTIDEAIAKGWFLGQKRTIRRGNVTAALAEADHVLEGTFVCGGQDHFYLESQAAIVYPGEHNTLTVHSSTQHPTEVQEIVAKVLGLQFHQVVCITKRMGGAFGGKESQATHPACMAGLVALKTKRPARIVFTKDDDMKVTGKRHPFQNRYQVGFTQDGRITAFKVEIYSNGGAYADLSTAVMARAMTHVDNAYFLPNAEITGVVCRTNLPPNTAFRGFGGPQGAATIEAVMEEIGVFLKKDPVDIRLANLYGITDRNTTPYGQLVMNNMLPRLFDEQLERSDYRRRRAEVEAFNAVSKTHLKGISCTGVKFGISFNTKFLNQASALVHIYLDGSIQVSTGATEMGQGVNTKIKQLVADEFSIDPNWVITMPTSTEKSNNASATAASSGADLNGGAAVDACRRIRTRLTEAASEFLASREPDLEKSPANIRFEEGFIYDNRRPSQRLSFKDLVKYAYHQRISLGERGFYATQGVDFNWETGSGHPFLYFTMACAVSEVLIDRFTGDLRILRSDVLMDIGKSINPGIDRGQITGGFIQGLGWLTSEELKYNAQGDLLSYSPTTYKIPNIQDVPAIFNVDWIDNDTNDVNVRRSKAVGEPPFLTAISVWTAVKHALSCVSNGEIPVLHVPATNEEILTRLTNLARRPLELGVKN, encoded by the coding sequence ATGTCGGTCGTAGGCAAAAACATCCCACACGATTCAGCCGCCGGACATGTCTCCGGTGAATCAATATACATTGATGACATGCCCTTTTCCCGCCAGGAAGTACTGGTTGATTTCTTCTGGAGTCCGGTGGCTCACGGGAAAATCAAATCCATTGATATCAGCCAGGCATTGCAGGTGCCAGGTGTTGTGGGTGTGTACACCGCTCACGATTTAGGTGGCGTCAATAAATTTGGTCCGATTCTCAAGGATGAGCCCTTGCTGGCTGAAACCGAAGTCCTGTTTATTGGACACCCAATCGTGGTGGTTGCGGCTGAAACCCGCGAAGCCATCACCGCTGCCAAAGCCGCCATTACCGTTGATATTGAACCCCTGGACCCAATTTTCACCATTGACGAAGCCATTGCCAAAGGGTGGTTTCTAGGCCAGAAACGAACCATCCGCCGCGGAAACGTGACGGCGGCACTGGCTGAAGCTGACCACGTGTTGGAAGGCACTTTTGTCTGTGGCGGTCAGGATCATTTTTACCTTGAGTCCCAGGCGGCGATTGTTTATCCCGGCGAACACAACACCCTGACCGTGCATTCTTCAACCCAGCACCCAACCGAAGTCCAGGAAATTGTGGCCAAAGTGCTTGGTCTGCAATTTCATCAGGTCGTGTGTATCACAAAGCGCATGGGAGGCGCCTTTGGTGGAAAAGAATCCCAGGCAACGCATCCAGCTTGTATGGCGGGTTTGGTGGCACTCAAAACCAAACGGCCAGCCCGGATTGTCTTTACCAAAGATGACGATATGAAGGTCACCGGGAAACGCCACCCATTTCAAAACCGCTACCAGGTTGGGTTTACCCAGGATGGCCGTATTACAGCCTTCAAAGTTGAAATCTATTCAAATGGCGGAGCCTATGCCGATCTTTCAACCGCAGTGATGGCCCGAGCCATGACCCACGTTGATAATGCCTATTTTCTGCCCAATGCTGAAATCACCGGCGTTGTGTGCCGAACGAATCTGCCGCCAAATACAGCCTTTCGTGGGTTTGGCGGTCCACAGGGTGCCGCCACGATTGAAGCCGTCATGGAAGAAATCGGTGTCTTTCTTAAAAAGGACCCGGTTGATATTCGACTGGCAAATCTCTATGGCATTACGGACCGCAATACCACGCCCTACGGTCAGCTTGTCATGAACAACATGCTCCCTCGGCTGTTTGACGAGCAATTGGAGCGGTCTGACTACCGTCGTCGTCGGGCTGAGGTCGAAGCCTTTAACGCCGTTTCCAAAACCCACCTCAAGGGTATTTCCTGTACCGGGGTCAAATTTGGGATTTCGTTTAACACCAAATTTTTGAACCAGGCCAGCGCGTTGGTTCACATCTATCTTGATGGTTCGATTCAGGTTTCGACCGGCGCCACGGAGATGGGGCAGGGTGTCAACACCAAGATCAAACAACTGGTGGCGGATGAGTTTTCAATTGATCCAAATTGGGTCATTACCATGCCGACTTCAACCGAGAAAAGCAATAATGCCTCGGCCACGGCTGCGTCCAGCGGTGCCGATTTAAATGGCGGAGCGGCAGTGGATGCCTGTCGGCGGATCCGTACCCGATTAACCGAAGCCGCCAGTGAATTCCTGGCTTCGCGGGAGCCGGACCTGGAAAAATCACCGGCGAATATTCGCTTTGAAGAAGGTTTCATTTACGATAACCGGCGTCCTTCCCAACGGCTCTCCTTCAAAGATCTGGTCAAGTATGCCTACCACCAGCGAATCAGCCTCGGTGAGCGCGGCTTTTATGCCACCCAGGGTGTTGATTTCAATTGGGAAACCGGCTCCGGCCACCCGTTTCTTTATTTCACCATGGCGTGTGCTGTTTCAGAGGTGCTGATTGATCGGTTTACTGGTGACTTGCGGATTTTACGGAGTGATGTATTGATGGATATTGGCAAGTCAATCAATCCTGGAATTGATCGTGGTCAAATTACAGGTGGTTTTATCCAGGGCCTTGGTTGGCTTACCTCTGAAGAATTGAAATATAACGCTCAGGGTGACCTTCTTTCATACTCACCAACCACGTACAAAATTCCAAATATCCAGGATGTACCAGCAATTTTTAACGTGGATTGGATTGATAACGACACCAATGATGTCAATGTGCGTCGGAGCAAAGCCGTTGGCGAGCCGCCATTTTTGACGGCCATTTCAGTCTGGACAGCCGTCAAACATGCTCTTTCCTGTGTCTCAAATGGTGAAATTCCAGTGCTTCATGTACCGGCCACGAATGAAGAAATTCTCACCCGTTTGACCAATCTGGCTCGACGGCCATTGGAATTAGGTGTGAAGAATTGA
- a CDS encoding methyltransferase domain-containing protein — MKLEEAQCVVELGPGTGAFTNVILSRLNPEAVFFAIERNPALASFLRRELPNVEIICDSAENLGDYLKSRNLTADYVLSGLPLSWLPKEVCHNVLDAVHASLRPSGKFAMFQYIHSAMTPTGAYVQQALKNRFGNLHISRTFRNLPPALALICEKTD; from the coding sequence ATGAAACTAGAAGAAGCCCAATGCGTGGTCGAACTTGGACCTGGCACTGGCGCTTTTACCAATGTGATTCTCTCACGACTCAATCCAGAAGCGGTCTTTTTCGCCATTGAGCGCAACCCAGCCCTGGCAAGTTTCCTGCGTCGGGAGCTCCCCAATGTCGAAATCATCTGTGATAGCGCCGAAAATCTTGGAGACTATTTAAAAAGCCGGAACTTGACTGCCGACTATGTGCTTTCTGGATTACCCCTGTCCTGGTTGCCAAAGGAAGTGTGTCATAACGTGCTTGATGCCGTTCATGCCTCCCTCCGTCCCAGTGGGAAATTTGCCATGTTTCAATATATCCACTCAGCCATGACCCCAACTGGCGCCTATGTACAACAGGCTCTCAAAAATCGCTTTGGAAACCTGCACATATCTCGCACCTTTCGAAATCTCCCCCCTGCATTGGCCCTGATCTGCGAAAAAACCGACTAA
- a CDS encoding 4-hydroxy-3-methylbut-2-enyl diphosphate reductase codes for MSKANGSISTSSQPAQTVRPAPVRISRSGFGLRTEVQGEVTSDYDSPLVAQIRLQGGTLEAGRLTFRLAKEFGFCYGVDHALGLAYETHRRFPDKQLFLTGEIIHNPSVNQRLQEMGFRFLKPGDPVSASDVVLIPAFGTPVGDLLKLQETGCLLVDTTCGSVVHVWKRVERYAREGFTAIIHGKFYHEETEATRSQTELYPGGKFLVVRDRDEAQLVCDFITRKLDREQFLAKFAPVASPDFDPDRDLQKVGLANQTTMLSSESLEIAEMIRQAVLAYYGAEELKDRFRSFDTICSATQERQDAVLELIEEPLDLMLVIGGYNSSNTTHLTEIAAERCPTYHIDSPGCLVSAEVIRHQPVHSKQAIETPNWLPGGNLRIGVTAGASTPNRVVGDCIERIISLAGEELSSDQ; via the coding sequence ATGTCGAAAGCAAATGGATCAATCTCTACGTCGTCGCAACCGGCACAAACCGTCCGCCCCGCTCCAGTTCGCATTTCGCGGAGCGGTTTTGGGCTTCGCACCGAAGTCCAGGGTGAAGTAACCTCTGATTATGACAGTCCGCTTGTCGCTCAAATCCGACTTCAAGGTGGCACCCTTGAGGCTGGAAGACTGACGTTCAGATTAGCCAAGGAATTTGGGTTTTGTTATGGCGTTGATCACGCCCTGGGCCTGGCTTATGAAACGCATCGTCGTTTTCCGGACAAACAACTGTTCCTGACTGGGGAAATTATCCATAACCCGTCCGTAAACCAGCGTCTACAGGAAATGGGATTTCGGTTTCTCAAGCCCGGAGACCCGGTTTCCGCCAGCGATGTAGTCTTGATTCCCGCCTTTGGAACGCCAGTCGGTGATTTACTCAAACTCCAGGAAACCGGGTGTCTTTTGGTTGATACAACTTGTGGCTCAGTGGTCCATGTCTGGAAACGGGTTGAACGCTATGCCCGCGAAGGATTCACGGCCATTATCCACGGCAAATTTTATCATGAGGAAACTGAAGCAACTCGATCCCAAACCGAGCTCTATCCGGGCGGGAAATTTTTGGTGGTGCGTGATCGGGATGAAGCTCAACTGGTGTGCGACTTTATTACCCGAAAACTTGACCGGGAACAGTTTCTGGCCAAATTTGCCCCGGTTGCCTCACCTGATTTTGATCCGGACCGGGATTTACAGAAAGTTGGGTTAGCCAATCAAACCACCATGCTTTCGAGTGAATCCCTCGAAATTGCGGAAATGATTCGCCAGGCAGTGCTGGCCTATTATGGCGCCGAAGAGTTGAAAGATCGCTTTCGTTCATTTGACACGATTTGCAGCGCCACCCAGGAACGTCAAGATGCAGTCCTCGAATTGATTGAAGAACCTTTGGATTTGATGCTGGTCATCGGCGGGTATAACAGCAGCAACACCACCCATTTGACCGAAATTGCCGCTGAGAGGTGTCCAACATACCACATTGATAGCCCCGGTTGTCTGGTTTCAGCCGAAGTGATTCGCCATCAGCCCGTTCATAGCAAGCAGGCGATTGAAACCCCAAACTGGCTTCCAGGCGGAAATCTGCGCATTGGAGTAACCGCCGGGGCCTCCACACCCAATCGGGTGGTGGGTGATTGTATTGAGCGAATTATCAGTCTGGCTGGCGAAGAATTATCATCAGACCAGTAG
- the xdhA gene encoding xanthine dehydrogenase small subunit, with the protein MRDSIIFYFNGILQTLPAAEAFQTLSDFLRYQQGATGTKVVCAEGDCGACTVLIGRVEGEQLRYRPINACIQSMYQLDCTSIITVEGVKENGGLNPIQSAMVENHAAQCGYCTPGFVMSLCALFEEQTQVTARQVQDALTGNLCRCTGYEPIITSALKVETERLTRFQARYPTEEMLATLNRYRGPVHLEFKNKVFYSPVDIASAVAFKAKHPKTLIVQGATDVGVWCNKRGYVTETVMSLNQISELKELLVEDGLLKVGARVTLQDLEDFTRDVVPEFHRILSIFGSPQIKHAGTLAGNIANGSPIADSLPFLFVTHAQVELTGVTGSRLVDINQLYLGYKQLDLRPDELITRILIPLPAAGEILKLYKVSKRKDLDISSFTAGIKLALNGDRVDSIQMAYGGVGPVVLRLPQTEAFLTGRELSFDAIEQAGQLARQEISPISDVRGSAEFRFQLAENILKKFYFEVQEERESVCRS; encoded by the coding sequence ATGAGGGATTCCATCATTTTCTATTTCAACGGCATCCTGCAAACCCTCCCGGCTGCCGAAGCTTTTCAGACACTTTCCGATTTTTTGCGCTATCAGCAAGGGGCAACCGGCACCAAGGTTGTGTGTGCTGAAGGGGATTGCGGTGCCTGCACGGTGCTCATCGGACGGGTTGAAGGTGAGCAGCTCCGGTATCGCCCCATCAATGCCTGTATTCAGTCCATGTATCAGCTTGATTGCACCTCGATCATCACGGTTGAAGGCGTGAAAGAAAATGGGGGCTTAAACCCGATTCAGTCAGCCATGGTTGAAAACCACGCGGCCCAGTGCGGATATTGCACACCGGGATTTGTCATGTCGCTGTGCGCGTTGTTTGAAGAACAGACTCAGGTGACAGCCCGGCAGGTCCAGGATGCACTGACCGGAAATCTCTGTCGCTGCACCGGGTATGAGCCCATTATCACTTCGGCGCTCAAGGTCGAAACCGAACGGCTGACCCGGTTTCAAGCCCGATATCCAACCGAGGAGATGCTGGCCACCCTGAATCGGTATCGGGGACCGGTTCACCTTGAATTCAAAAACAAAGTTTTTTATAGCCCGGTGGATATTGCCAGCGCGGTGGCCTTTAAGGCCAAACACCCCAAAACCTTGATCGTGCAGGGGGCAACTGACGTTGGCGTGTGGTGCAACAAACGGGGCTACGTCACCGAGACCGTGATGAGCCTCAATCAGATTTCAGAACTCAAAGAACTCCTGGTTGAAGATGGCCTGCTCAAGGTCGGCGCCCGGGTGACGCTGCAAGACCTGGAAGATTTCACCCGTGATGTGGTGCCGGAATTTCATCGGATTTTATCCATCTTTGGTTCTCCACAGATCAAACACGCTGGAACGCTGGCGGGCAACATTGCCAATGGCTCACCGATTGCCGACTCATTACCATTTTTGTTCGTCACCCATGCCCAGGTGGAATTGACTGGAGTCACTGGCTCACGACTGGTGGATATCAACCAGTTGTACCTTGGGTATAAGCAGCTTGATCTCAGGCCGGACGAATTGATTACCCGAATTCTGATTCCGTTACCGGCGGCTGGCGAAATTCTCAAACTCTACAAAGTGTCAAAGCGCAAAGACCTTGATATCTCATCCTTTACGGCTGGAATCAAACTGGCTCTGAATGGTGATCGGGTTGATTCCATTCAGATGGCTTATGGTGGTGTCGGACCAGTTGTGTTGCGACTCCCGCAAACCGAAGCCTTTTTAACGGGTCGTGAGTTAAGCTTTGACGCTATTGAACAGGCTGGACAACTGGCGCGCCAGGAAATCAGCCCCATTTCAGACGTCCGTGGGTCGGCTGAATTCCGCTTTCAACTGGCGGAAAACATCCTCAAAAAATTTTATTTTGAAGTACAGGAAGAAAGGGAATCGGTATGTCGGTCGTAG